Proteins encoded together in one Chryseobacterium sp. G0201 window:
- a CDS encoding SufE family protein, which translates to MTIKEKQKELIDEFAFLEDWEQKYEYIIDLGKELKGLPDEKKGDENLIKGCQSKVWIDAEFRDGKLFFDADSDGILPKGIVSLLVSIYSGHSTQEILDSDFEFISEIGLQEFLSPSRANGLMAMTKQIKFYAVAYQLKS; encoded by the coding sequence ATGACCATTAAAGAAAAACAGAAGGAACTTATCGACGAATTTGCGTTTCTTGAGGACTGGGAGCAAAAATATGAGTACATCATTGATCTTGGGAAAGAATTAAAAGGTCTTCCGGATGAAAAAAAAGGTGATGAAAATCTTATTAAAGGCTGTCAGAGTAAAGTTTGGATTGATGCAGAGTTCAGAGATGGAAAATTGTTTTTTGATGCAGATTCTGATGGTATTTTACCAAAAGGAATCGTTTCTTTATTAGTGAGCATTTACAGTGGCCATTCTACACAGGAAATTTTAGATTCTGATTTCGAATTTATCTCAGAGATAGGATTACAGGAGTTTCTTTCTCCTTCCAGAGCCAATGGACTCATGGCGATGACAAAACAAATTAAATTTTATGCAGTTGCCTATCAACTAAAGTCGTAG
- a CDS encoding metallophosphoesterase, with amino-acid sequence MGRILVLGDQHGALKAVKQVLERCKFNPNEDLLINLGDVVDRGAESAELVQFYIDLSEECLYKPLFIRGNHDLFCHEWLRGGIPKMEWLMQGGKATVESYINTGYINEESHLNFFNEMFDFYIDTKNRGYVHAGFTSPKGLGNERFVKNYYWDRSLWSFANTEHNTFEFEARMEIFNVHEEVFIGHTPTLILNETVPIKRCNIWNLDTGAGYAEGRLTIMDTNSKEIWQSDIIEELYPDTKESS; translated from the coding sequence ATGGGAAGAATACTAGTACTTGGAGACCAGCACGGAGCTTTAAAAGCTGTAAAACAGGTCTTGGAAAGATGTAAATTCAATCCAAATGAAGACCTATTAATAAACTTAGGAGATGTGGTTGATAGAGGCGCAGAAAGTGCTGAATTAGTTCAGTTTTATATAGATCTTTCAGAAGAATGTCTTTATAAGCCTTTGTTTATCAGAGGTAACCATGACTTATTTTGCCACGAATGGCTAAGAGGAGGAATCCCTAAAATGGAATGGCTAATGCAAGGAGGAAAAGCTACTGTAGAATCCTACATTAATACAGGATATATCAATGAAGAATCACACTTGAATTTCTTTAATGAAATGTTTGATTTCTATATTGACACCAAAAACAGAGGTTATGTTCATGCAGGATTCACCTCTCCTAAAGGTCTAGGGAATGAAAGATTTGTTAAAAATTATTATTGGGATAGAAGCCTGTGGTCATTTGCCAATACAGAACATAATACTTTTGAATTTGAGGCTAGAATGGAAATATTTAATGTACATGAGGAAGTTTTCATAGGTCATACCCCTACACTGATTCTCAATGAAACTGTACCTATTAAAAGATGTAACATTTGGAATCTAGATACAGGAGCTGGTTATGCTGAAGGAAGGCTTACTATTATGGATACTAACTCCAAAGAAATATGGCAAAGTGATATTATAGAAGAGTTATATCCTGACACAAAAGAAAGTAGTTAA
- a CDS encoding ATP-dependent Clp protease ATP-binding subunit, whose translation MDYKFSQGLSQVFKQSKSEAKRLKSEFLNTEHLLLGIIKTENSAKEILQNLNADLTQIRRKIETLNTVSLNPISEEVTNISFTKMADHAIKRAELECRQYKSNEINTVHLLLGILYKYEDPTSSILGAYDIDYEGVSKEYQTMLKNSGQTPQMSAYDDDEEREDFEQMRKPTGNLGSAKSKTPTLDNFGRDLTSLARDGKLDPVIGREKEIERVSQILSRRKKNNPLLIGEPGVGKSAIAEGLALRIQQKKVSRVLYGKRVITLDLASLVAGTKYRGQFEERMKAIMTELEKNRDVILFIDELHTIVGAGSSTGSLDASNMFKPALARGEIQCIGATTLDEYRQYIEKDGALERRFQKVMVEPTNIEETIQILNQIKDKYEEHHNVVYTPEAILACVNLTARYITDRFLPDKAIDAMDEAGSRVYIKNMKVPTEIIDFEQKIEEIKELKQKAVKAQDYLEARKLKDEEERLQMELNSAQDKWDKDVKEKKETVTDENVAEVVSMMSGVPVTKVGKNELDKLAQMDDKLNGKVIGQEDAVKKVVKAIQRNRAGLKDPNRPIGTFIFLGTTGVGKTELAKVMARELFESDESLIRIDMSEYMEKFAVSRLVGAPPGYVGYEEGGQLTEAVRRKPYAVVLLDEIEKAHPDVFNILLQILDEGHVTDSLGRKIDFRNTIIILTSNIGTRDIKDFGDGVGFGTSAKKTGSDTRARGTIENALKKAFAPEFLNRIDDIVIFNSLEKEDIKKIIDLELNKLYTRLDKLGYKVDLTEEAKDFISEKGWDKDFGARPLKRAIQKYIEDLLAEMLVNKQLNEGETIILDVNEAKDGLAGKAQKTKKTVEKSS comes from the coding sequence ATGGATTATAAGTTTTCACAAGGTTTGAGCCAAGTGTTCAAACAAAGCAAAAGCGAAGCTAAACGGCTGAAAAGTGAATTTCTCAATACAGAACATCTACTTTTAGGTATTATAAAAACGGAAAACTCTGCAAAAGAAATCCTTCAAAACCTTAATGCGGATTTAACACAAATCAGAAGAAAAATTGAAACTCTAAATACAGTAAGTCTTAATCCTATTTCTGAGGAGGTTACTAATATTTCTTTCACCAAGATGGCAGATCATGCAATCAAACGTGCTGAGCTAGAATGCAGACAATATAAAAGTAATGAAATTAATACCGTTCATTTGCTTTTAGGCATTCTATATAAATATGAAGACCCTACCTCAAGTATACTAGGCGCTTACGACATCGACTATGAAGGAGTATCAAAAGAATATCAAACGATGCTGAAAAATTCTGGTCAGACGCCACAAATGAGTGCTTACGATGACGACGAAGAGAGAGAAGATTTTGAGCAAATGAGAAAGCCTACAGGAAATTTAGGCTCTGCAAAAAGTAAAACTCCAACGTTGGACAACTTTGGTAGAGACTTAACTTCTTTGGCAAGAGACGGAAAATTAGACCCTGTGATCGGTCGTGAGAAAGAAATCGAAAGAGTTTCTCAGATCTTATCAAGAAGAAAGAAAAACAATCCGTTGCTTATTGGTGAGCCTGGTGTTGGTAAATCTGCCATCGCTGAAGGTTTAGCATTAAGAATTCAACAGAAAAAAGTTTCAAGAGTTCTTTATGGTAAAAGAGTTATCACTTTGGATCTTGCAAGTTTGGTAGCTGGTACAAAATACCGTGGACAGTTTGAAGAGAGAATGAAGGCCATCATGACGGAATTAGAAAAAAACCGTGATGTGATCTTATTCATCGACGAGCTTCACACGATTGTTGGTGCAGGTAGTTCTACGGGAAGTTTAGATGCTTCCAATATGTTCAAACCGGCTTTAGCAAGAGGTGAGATCCAATGTATTGGTGCCACAACTCTTGATGAGTATCGTCAGTATATTGAAAAAGACGGTGCTTTAGAGAGAAGATTCCAGAAAGTAATGGTGGAGCCTACTAATATTGAGGAAACCATTCAGATCTTGAATCAGATTAAAGACAAATACGAAGAACATCATAATGTAGTGTATACTCCGGAAGCAATTCTGGCTTGTGTCAACTTAACGGCAAGATATATTACAGACCGTTTCTTACCGGATAAAGCGATCGATGCAATGGACGAAGCCGGATCTCGTGTTTATATTAAAAACATGAAAGTTCCTACCGAGATCATTGATTTTGAACAAAAAATTGAAGAAATTAAAGAACTGAAACAGAAAGCTGTAAAAGCTCAGGATTATCTTGAGGCAAGAAAGCTTAAAGATGAAGAAGAACGTCTTCAAATGGAATTAAATTCTGCTCAGGATAAATGGGACAAAGATGTAAAAGAGAAGAAAGAAACTGTAACCGATGAAAATGTAGCGGAAGTAGTTTCTATGATGAGCGGAGTTCCTGTAACGAAAGTCGGTAAAAATGAGCTTGATAAATTGGCTCAGATGGACGACAAACTGAATGGAAAAGTGATTGGTCAGGAAGATGCTGTGAAGAAAGTTGTTAAGGCTATTCAAAGAAACAGAGCTGGTCTTAAAGATCCAAACCGTCCAATTGGAACATTTATTTTCCTTGGAACAACGGGTGTTGGTAAAACTGAGCTAGCGAAAGTAATGGCAAGAGAACTTTTCGAATCTGATGAATCTTTGATCAGAATCGATATGAGTGAATACATGGAAAAATTCGCGGTTTCAAGATTGGTTGGAGCGCCTCCGGGATACGTTGGATACGAGGAAGGTGGACAATTAACAGAAGCTGTAAGAAGAAAACCTTATGCTGTGGTTCTTTTGGATGAGATTGAAAAAGCTCACCCGGATGTATTCAACATCTTGTTGCAGATCTTAGATGAAGGTCACGTTACGGACAGTTTAGGTAGAAAAATTGATTTTAGAAATACAATCATTATCCTTACTTCAAACATCGGAACCAGAGATATCAAAGACTTCGGTGACGGTGTAGGATTCGGAACTTCTGCTAAGAAAACAGGTTCTGATACAAGAGCTAGAGGAACAATTGAAAATGCCCTTAAAAAAGCATTTGCTCCTGAATTCCTGAATAGAATTGATGATATTGTGATTTTCAACTCTCTTGAGAAAGAAGACATCAAAAAAATCATTGATCTTGAATTGAACAAGCTTTATACAAGACTTGATAAATTAGGATATAAAGTTGATCTTACTGAAGAAGCAAAAGACTTTATTTCTGAAAAAGGATGGGATAAAGACTTCGGCGCAAGACCTCTAAAAAGAGCGATCCAGAAATATATTGAGGATTTATTGGCTGAAATGCTGGTAAACAAACAATTAAATGAAGGAGAAACTATTATTTTAGATGTGAATGAAGCGAAAGATGGCCTAGCCGGAAAAGCTCAGAAAACAAAAAAGACGGTTGAAAAATCTTCTTAA
- a CDS encoding glycosyltransferase produces the protein MRKKIITSAFSNLYTDQRIEKVCRTLHENGYEIDLIGNDWGGAEEMQRPYSFSRIKLISKSLKTAYFEFNWKLYQELKKKADENTILHANDLDALLPNYLIAKKLNIPLVFDSHEIFSEMPAIQGKMSQKLWRYLERSIVPKVKFMITASGSYGKWFQKKYGIDPIVVQNAPRKINFNLEISENDPKIVLYQGAINPFRGIDKAILAMHHLDNVMLKIAGDGPRKKEYEELVIKENLQHKVQFLGKLRPEVLREITLTVDCGMSIEENGGESYLYSLPNKVLDCIQARVPLILSNLPEMQNIKRQFDVGEIIKDHQPENIAESIRLILNKGRKNYQTELEKAANAFCWENEEVKLLQVFENASISHICV, from the coding sequence ATGAGGAAAAAAATAATTACTTCTGCTTTTAGTAATTTATATACAGATCAACGTATTGAGAAGGTCTGCAGGACTTTGCATGAAAACGGCTATGAGATAGACTTAATAGGAAATGACTGGGGCGGAGCGGAAGAAATGCAGCGACCTTATTCTTTTTCCAGAATTAAATTAATTTCTAAAAGTTTAAAAACAGCTTATTTTGAATTTAACTGGAAATTATATCAGGAATTAAAAAAGAAAGCAGATGAAAACACTATTCTTCATGCAAATGATCTTGATGCACTGCTTCCGAACTATCTTATTGCTAAAAAATTAAATATTCCTTTGGTTTTTGACAGTCATGAAATTTTTTCCGAAATGCCGGCAATTCAAGGCAAAATGTCACAAAAATTGTGGAGATATTTGGAGAGAAGCATCGTTCCGAAAGTGAAATTTATGATAACGGCGAGTGGAAGTTATGGAAAATGGTTCCAAAAAAAGTATGGAATTGATCCAATTGTTGTTCAGAATGCACCCCGAAAAATCAATTTTAACCTTGAAATTTCGGAAAATGATCCCAAAATAGTTTTATATCAAGGTGCAATAAACCCGTTTCGCGGAATTGATAAAGCAATTTTAGCAATGCATCATCTTGATAATGTAATGTTGAAAATTGCAGGAGATGGACCTCGTAAAAAAGAATATGAAGAATTAGTTATTAAAGAAAATCTTCAACATAAAGTCCAGTTTTTAGGAAAATTAAGACCTGAAGTTCTACGAGAAATTACATTAACTGTCGATTGTGGGATGAGCATCGAAGAGAACGGGGGAGAGAGCTATCTGTATTCTCTACCTAATAAGGTTTTGGATTGTATCCAGGCGCGAGTTCCTTTAATTCTGTCAAATCTTCCTGAAATGCAGAATATTAAAAGACAATTTGATGTTGGAGAAATTATTAAAGATCATCAACCTGAAAATATTGCCGAATCCATCCGATTAATTTTAAATAAAGGAAGAAAAAATTATCAAACCGAACTTGAAAAAGCCGCAAATGCTTTTTGCTGGGAAAATGAAGAAGTAAAACTATTGCAGGTTTTTGAAAATGCTTCAATTTCGCATATTTGCGTATAG
- a CDS encoding helix-turn-helix domain-containing protein yields MDKIELQKLVGRKIKELREQEDLTQLQLTVKIVELGGKMDATNISRIESGRTNISLHQLYRIGQALEIPMKNFLDIDDLAIYDL; encoded by the coding sequence ATGGATAAGATAGAACTTCAAAAGTTAGTAGGTAGAAAAATTAAAGAACTTAGGGAGCAAGAGGATTTGACTCAATTACAATTGACTGTAAAGATTGTTGAGTTGGGAGGAAAAATGGATGCTACCAATATTTCTCGCATAGAGTCTGGAAGAACGAATATTAGCCTCCATCAACTTTATAGAATTGGTCAGGCATTAGAAATTCCAATGAAAAACTTTTTAGATATAGATGATTTGGCTATTTATGATTTATAG
- a CDS encoding uroporphyrinogen decarboxylase → MNPEISTYIGYSASLFVVLSFILKDVRKIRIVNMIGCICFVIYGIFSGMLWPVIIPNGLICFIQIYHLLAGKKSK, encoded by the coding sequence ATGAATCCCGAAATTTCTACTTATATCGGATATTCTGCTTCACTTTTTGTAGTGCTGAGTTTTATATTGAAAGATGTAAGAAAAATCAGAATTGTTAATATGATCGGCTGTATCTGTTTTGTCATTTATGGCATTTTCAGCGGAATGCTTTGGCCGGTGATTATCCCAAACGGGCTTATTTGCTTTATACAAATTTACCATTTGCTGGCAGGAAAAAAAAGTAAATGA
- a CDS encoding glycosyltransferase family 9 protein, translating to MTRILAYRFSAFGDVAMTAPVFREFLEQNPDVEIIMVSRKNFESLFSDIPNVIFKGINLDDYKGIFGLQRLANELIKEFHPDMIANLHDVIRTKILDKIYRRKGLKVFKINKGKEEKEHLTDIWNLNKVQLRKTVERYADVFCEMGFKVELSHQLRPTSTNKSGIGFAPFAQHKGKMLPLEKSYELVKILAQKHKIYFFGGGKEETETLEKWESQIPNTKSLSGKLSLTEELNKISELELMISMDSANMHLASLMGTRCVSIWGSTHPYAGFLGFGQSEDDVVQVSDLTCRPCSVFGDKECYRGDWACLEELNIQKIVDKI from the coding sequence GTGACCAGAATTTTAGCATATCGTTTTTCCGCTTTTGGTGATGTCGCTATGACAGCGCCGGTTTTTCGAGAGTTCTTGGAACAGAATCCTGACGTTGAAATCATCATGGTTTCGAGAAAGAATTTTGAGAGCTTATTCTCTGATATTCCGAATGTTATATTCAAAGGAATCAACTTAGATGATTATAAGGGTATTTTTGGTTTGCAAAGATTAGCGAATGAATTAATTAAAGAATTTCATCCCGATATGATCGCTAATCTGCATGATGTGATCAGAACGAAAATCTTAGATAAAATTTATCGAAGAAAAGGACTTAAAGTATTCAAAATCAATAAAGGAAAAGAGGAGAAAGAGCATCTAACCGATATTTGGAATTTAAATAAAGTTCAATTAAGAAAAACGGTTGAACGCTACGCTGATGTTTTCTGCGAAATGGGTTTTAAGGTGGAACTTTCTCATCAGTTAAGACCAACTTCAACTAATAAATCCGGAATTGGTTTTGCGCCATTTGCCCAACATAAAGGAAAAATGCTTCCTTTAGAGAAATCTTACGAGTTGGTGAAAATTTTAGCCCAAAAACATAAGATCTATTTCTTCGGAGGCGGAAAAGAAGAGACTGAAACATTAGAAAAATGGGAAAGTCAGATTCCGAATACAAAAAGTTTATCAGGCAAATTAAGCCTTACCGAAGAACTCAATAAAATTTCAGAATTAGAACTAATGATCTCCATGGATTCGGCAAATATGCATTTGGCGAGTTTAATGGGAACGAGATGTGTTTCTATTTGGGGCTCTACGCATCCATATGCGGGGTTTTTAGGCTTCGGGCAGAGTGAAGATGATGTTGTACAGGTGAGTGATCTTACGTGCAGGCCTTGCTCTGTTTTTGGAGATAAGGAATGTTATCGAGGAGATTGGGCTTGTCTGGAAGAACTTAATATCCAGAAAATAGTTGATAAAATTTAA